One Baekduia alba genomic window, CCACCCGGTCGGCGAGCCGCAGCCTGCGCCGTCGACCATCGCCTACTCCTTGACCTCGCCCGACACGTACTTCGGCACCTACCAGGGCACCTGCGCGCTGCCGCTCGACGGCGACGTCGACGCCGTGCGGATCTGGCGCGGACCGCTGTCGCCGGACTTCGTCGGCCGCCTCTCCGACGCGGCGCTGAACCCCATGACCGCCATGCCGCCGCCCACGCCCGACCCGAGCCGCGTGCCGACGGCGACCGCCGGCGACAGCCAGGCCGGCGCGCCGGCGAGCAGGAGCGTGCTCGCGCCGATCGCCGCGGGGCAGTCGCTGCCGTCCACGGGCAAGCCGTCGACCGGCAGGCCGGCGGCGCCGGGCGCGCCCACCCGGGCGTGCGTCATCAAGCCGTCGATCAAGCGCCTGCGCGCGGGCCGCAAGGCGGCGCTGACCGTGCACGTCGCGCTGCGCGGCAAGCCGCTGGGCGCCGTGAAGGTGGTCGCGACCGACGCGCGCTCGCGCAAGCGGCTGGGGTCGGCGAAGACCGCGCGCGACGGCAAGGCCAAGTTGAAGGTCAAGCCCGCGCGGCGCGGCACGCTCACCGTGACGGTGCTGGGTCGCGCCGACTGCGCGTCGGCCGCGGTGACGGTGACGAAGTAGCCGGGTCAGCCGGCGGCGCCGAGCCGCCGGCCCTGGGCGTAGCCGGCGGCGAGCGCGGGCGCGGCGCGCCCGGGCGCCATGAAGTTCGCGCCCATCGCGTCGGCGGCACCGGCGTCGGGCGCGAGGTGCAGGACGCGGGCGCCGCGCCGGCGCAGGCCCTGCATCTCCAGCTCGGAGGCGACCCGGAACGCGCCGCGCAGCGCGGCGGTCCGCCGGTCGTGACCGCCGAGCCCGGCCGCGGGATCCAGGCACAGGACGTAGGTGTCGCGCCCGGCCCTGGCGGCGTCGAGGTTCGTGACGCTCCACGCCCCGCCGTCGACGTACTCGCGGCCGTCGATCACGACGGGGGCGAAGACCCACGGGATCGCGCACGACGCGGTGACGGCGTCGGCGACCGAGGCCCGCGGCGCGCCCGGGGCGCCGAAGACCACGCGCTTGCCTGAGCGCCGGTCGACCGTGCAGACGCGCAGGCGGTCGTCGAAGCGCGCGCCCCAGCGCTCGACCCGCTCGTGCAGCTGGCTCAGCGGCCGGCCGTGGCCGGCCGCGCGGCCGAGGATCGCGGCGCGCGCGAGCGCACCCGCGGGCGCGGAGACCGCGAGCGCCGCGCCGGTGATCGGCGCGCTCAGCGCCCAGCCGACCCGCGCCGCGTCGCGCGCGATGCCGCGCAGGCCGACGGCGCCGTCGAGCTCCGCGTCCGCCGTCTCCGCCAACCCGGGCGCGGCGTCCGCAGCGGCACCGTCCTTCGGCCGCGGCGGCCGTCGCCCGGCCGCCAGCCGCGCGGCGACGATCGAGCCGGCGCTGGTCCCGACGAACGCCTCGGTGTCGCGGAAGTCCACGCCGGCCGCGTCCTCGACGCCGGCCAGCAGTCCGTGCATCCACGCCTCGCCGACGATCCCGCCGCCGGCGAGCACCAGGACGTCCGGTCCCAACAACGCGGAAGCCGCCATGCCCGCCAATGTAGAGGCAACGGTTCCCATCAGACGTTTGTACGTGATAACGTACGCCCCTCGCCATGGCCGTCGCCGACCAGCACCTCGACCAGCAGATCCACATCGGTCCGCGCGTCAAGGCGCTGCGCGAGGCGATGGACTTCAGCCTGCGCGACCTCGCCGAGCGCTCTGGCGTCTCGGCGCCGATGCTCTCTCAGGTCGAGCGCGGCGAGACGAGCCCGACGCTCGCCGTCGCCTCCCGCATCGCCAACGGCCTCGAGCTGCGGCTGTCGCAGCTGCTGCGCTTGGACGAGGCCGACAACGTCAGCATCGTCCGGCGCGCCGAGCGTCGTCGCGGCGGCGGGGCCACCGGCCACGAGTTCGAGATCCTCACGCCGCCGCTGCCCGGCCAGCGCGCCGAGCTCTCGCGCCACGAGCTCGGGCCCGGCGCCGCGACGGGCGGCGAGGGCGACCCGCCGATGCACGAGCCCGGCAGCCGCGAGATCGCGGTCGTCGAGGTCGGCACCGTCACGCTCCACATCGACGGCGCCGAGCACGAGCTCCACGAAGGCGACACGGTCACCTTCGACGCCGACCTGGCGCACCGCTTCGAGAACCCCGGTCCCGGCGACGCCGTGCTGCTCGCAGTCGTGAGCGCCGGCCTGCGCCGCAGCTAACCAAGGACACCAACAACCATGCCCCAGTCGCTGTTCGACAAGATCTGGGCGGCCCACGAGGTCGCCGACAACCTCATCTACATCGACCTGCACCTCGTGCACGAGGTGACCAGCCCGCAGGCCTTCGACGGCCTCCGGCTCGCCGGCCGCCCGGTCCGCCGGCCCGACCGCACGGTCGCCACGGCCGACCACAACGTCCCGACCGACGGCACGCCGATCGCCGCCCGCATCAAGGACGCGCTCAGCCGGACGCAGGTCGAGACGCTCGAGCGCAACTGCGACGAGTTCGGCGTCCCGGTGTACTCGCTGGGCTCCGAGCACCAGGGCATCGTCCACGTCATCGGGCCGGAGCTCGGCCTGACCCAGCCGGGAATGACGATCGTCTGCGGCGACAGCCACACCGCCACGCACGGCGCGTTCGGCGCGCTCGCGTTCGGCATCGGCACCAGCGAGGTCGAGCACGTCCTCGCCACGCAGTGCCTCGTCCAGAACAAGCCCAAGTCCATGCGTATCCGCTACGAGGGCGCGCTGGGCGACGGCGTCACGGCCAAGGACCTCATCCTGGCCACGATCGGCCAGATGGGCGTCGACGGGGCCGCCGGCCACGTCGTGGAGTTCTCCGGCTCGGCCGTGCAGAGCCTCTCGATGGAGGGCCGCATGACCGTGTGCAACATGACGATCGAGGGCGGCGGACGCGCGGGCATGATCGCGCCCGACGAGACGACGTTCGCCTGGGTCCGCGACCACGGCGGCGAGGTCGACCCCGCGTGGACCGAGCTCTACACCGAGGACGGCGCGACGTTCGACAAGGAGATCGTCGTCGACGCCTCCGCGATCAGCCCGATGGTCTCGTGGGGCACGAACCCCGCGCAGGTCGCGCCGGTCACCGCCGCGATCCCGGCGCCCGCCGGCGACGGCGAGGAGCGCGCGCTGCAGTACATGGGGTTGGAGGCCGGCACGCCGATCGAGGCGATCAAGCTCGACCGCGTGTTCATCGGCTCGTGCACCAACTCGCGCATCGGCGACCTGCGCGCCGCGGCCCGGATGGTCGAGGGCAAGAAGGTCAACAGCGACGTGTACGCCATGGTCGTCCCGGGCTCGGTGAAGGTCAAGGCGCAGGCCGAGGCCGAGGGCCTGGACAAGGTGTTCATCGACGCCGGCTTCGACTGGCGCGGCGCGGGCTGCTCGATGTGCCTGGCCATGAACCCGGACAAGCTCGACCCGGGCGAGCGCTGCGCGTCGACCTCGAACCGCAACTTCGAGGGCCGCCAGGGCGCCGGCGGCCGCACGCACCTCGTCAGCCCCGAGATGGCCGCCGCGGCCGCCATCGAGGGCCGCTTCGTCGACATCCGCAACTGGAATTAGGACCCACCCACCCCGCCATCATGAAGGCCATCGAAACCATCACCGGTCCCGTCAGCGTGCTGATGCGCGACGACGTCGACACCGACCAGATCATCCCCAAGCAGTTCCTCAAGCGCGTCGAGCGCACGGGGTTCGGCGAGTTCCTGTTCTACGACTGGGCCAAGGAGGCCGGCTGGGACCTGCCGGTCAACCAGATCCTCGTCACCGGCCGCAACTTCGGCTGCGGCTCGTCGCGCGAGCATGCGCCGTGGGCGCTGGAGGACTACGGCTTCCGCGTCGTCGTCGCGTCGTCGTTCGCCGACATCTTCAAGTCCAACTGCACCAAGATCGGCCTGCTGCCCGTGCAGCTGACCGCGCAGGAGTGCCAGGCCGTCGCCGACGCCGGCAGCGCCCAGGTCGACCTCGCCGCCCAGGAGGTCCGCTGGGAGGGCGCCGACGGCGTGCAGACCGCGACCTTCGAGATCGACCCCGACATCAAGCACCGCCTCCTCGAGGGCCTGGACGACATCGCGCTGACGCTGCAGCAGGTGAGCGCGATCGACACCTACGAGGCCGACCGCCAGCGGTCGGGCCCGGTCACCACCGCGCTCTAGACCGCAAGTTCCCTCCCTCCCGCGCGTTGCAGCGTGTGCACCACCGCAACGCAAACGACCCGCGCCCCTGCGCGCGGGAGCAGGAGGAGAACCATGTCCCGACGCCTCTTGGCGTCCGCTGCCACGGTCGCCGCGCTGGTCGTAGGGTGGGTGGGAGCCGGGTCCGCGCAGGCCTGGGCGCCCGCGTCGAGCGCCACGATCCACCCCGGTGTCCAGGTGTTCACCGACGGCGCGCAGTGCACCGCCAACTTCGTGTTCACCAGCGGCGGCAGCACGTACCTCGGTCAGGCCGCGCACTGCTCCGGCACCGGCGGCTCGACCGAGACCAACGGCTGCGACTCGGGCTCGCTCCCGGTCGGCACGCCGGTCGACGTCACGGGCGCGTCCAAGCCCGGGGCGTTGGCCTACAACTCGTGGCTGACGATGCAGGCCGGCGGCGAGACCGACGAGGAGACCTGCGCCTACAACGACCTGGCGCTGATCAAGCTCGACCCGTCCGACGTCGCCGCCACCAACCCGTCGATCCCCAAGTGGGGCGGGCCGGCCGGCGTCGGCACGGCCGCGGCGCTGGGTGACGTCTACAGCTACGGCAACTCCGAGCTGCGCGGCGGCATCACGCAGCTGAGCCCGAAGCGCGGCAAGGTCGTCGAGGTCAGCGCGGGCGGCTGGTCCTACACGCTGTACACGCTGACCCCGGGCATCCCCGGTGACTCGGGCTCGGCGTTCGTGAACGGCGACGGCGAGGCGCTCGGCATCCTGAGCACCGTCGCGCTCGCGCCGCTGGTCGCCTCCAACGGCGTCGGCGCCATCGGCAAGGAGATCGCCTACGCGCGCGCTCACGGGTTCCCGGACCTCACGCTCGTCAACGGCACGGAGCCGTTCAAGGGCGGCCTGCCCTTCTAGACGCACCTCTCGCGCGGTGGCCGTTGCCGGCCACCGCGCGAAGGAGCCTTTGGCGAGCTCGCGCCGACCGCGAGCCGCCAGGCGAGCGTGTCGCCAGTGCCGCCGATAAGGTGGCACCCCGCATGGCCACCCGCATCGTCACCCTCCCCGGCGACGGCATCGGGCCCGAGATCCTCGCGCCCGCCGTCGACCTCCTCAAGCGCTTCGTGCCCGACGTGACCATCGAGGAGCACGTCTTCGGCGGCGCCTCGATCGACGCCCACGGCACCGCGCTGACCGACGACACGCTCGCCGCGTGCCGGGCCGCGGACGGCGTCCTGCTCGCCGCCGTCGGCGGTCCGAAGTGGGACACGACCGACGCGTCCAAGCCGCGCCCCGAGCAGGGTCTGCTGGGCCTGCGCAAGGGCATGGGCCTGTACGCCAACCTGCGCCCGGTCCGGCCGCTGCCGGCGCTGTACGACGCGAGCCCGCTGCGCCGCGAGATCATCGACGGCACCGACCTGCTCGTCGTCCGCGAGCTCACCGGCGGCATCTACTTCGGGGAGAAGACGCGCACCGAGACCACCGCCTCCGACCTCTGCGCGTACTCCGCCGAGGAGATCGAGCGCATCGCCCGCAGCGCCTTCGAGGCGGCGCGGACCAAGGTGACGAGCGTCGACAAGGCCAACGTGCTGGAGACCAGCCGCCTCTGGCGCCAGGTCGTCGTCGACCTCCACCAGCGCGAGTTCAGCCACATCCCGCTCGAGCACGTGCTCGTCGACAACGCCGCGATGCAGCTCGTCTCCAACCCGACGTCCTTCGACGTGATCGTCACCGAGAACCTGTTCGGCGACATCCTCAGCGACGAGGCCGCGATGCTCACCGGCTCGATCGGCATGCTCCCCAGCGCCTCGTTGGGCGCCGGCGGACCCGGCCTGTTCGAGCCGGTCCACGGCTCGGCGCCAGACATCGCCGGCCAGGGCATCGCCAACCCGCTGGCCATGTTCCTGTCGACCGCGCTGCTGCTCCGCCACGGCCTGAACTTGGAATCCGAGGCGACCTCCCTAGAATCGGCGGTGGACAAGGCCCTCGACCAGGGGCTGCGTACCCGGGACCTCGGAGGAACGGCGAGCACCGCCGAGGCGACCGAGGCCGTGCTCGCCGCATTGGGTTAGTCGAAGGAGAGCAAGCGTGGACGCAGCGGACCTCATCTGGATGAACGGCGAGCTCGTCGCCTGGGAGGACGCCAAGGTCCACGTGCTCACGCACGGCCTGCACTACGGGACCGGGGTCTTCGAGGGCGTGCGCTGCTACGACACCGAGTCCAAGGGTCCGGCGGTCTTCCGCCACCAGGATCACGTCGACCGGCTCTTCAAGTCCGCGTCGATGTACTACATGGACATCCCGTACACGCGCGAGCAGCTGCGCGAGGCGACGCTCGAGCTCATCGGCCGCAACGGCCAGCGCGCCTGCTACATCCGCCCGCTGGTCTACCGCGGCTACGGCACGATGGGCCTGTTCCCGCTCGACGCGCCGGTGGACGTCTCGATCGCCTCCTGGGCGTGGGGCAGCTATCTCGGCGACGAGGGCAAGGCCAACGGCATCCGCGCCCGCGTCTCGTCCTGGCGGCGCATCAGCCCGGACTCGCTGATCCCGCAGGCCAAGGCCACGGGCCAGTACCTCAACTCGATCCTCGCCAAGGTCGAGGCCCACAAATCCGGCTACGAGGAGGCGATCCTCCTCGACGACCACGGCTACGTGTGCGAGGGCACCGGCGAGAACCTCTTCATCGTGCGCGACGGCAAGATCTTCACGCCGCCGCTGAGCGCCTCGCTCCTGGACGGCATCAACCGCCGGTCGTGCATCGAGATCGCGCAGGATCTCGGCTACGAGGTCGTCGAGCGCCAGATCGCGCGCGCCGAGCTCTACCTCGCCGACGAGCTGTACTGCACCGGCACCGCCGCTGAGCTGACGCCGATCCGCGAGGTCGACGACCACGCGATCGGCACCGGCCGGCCGGGCGAGCTCACGCGCGCGGTGCAGGCGGCGTTCGAGGACGCGCTGCACGGGCGCAGCGACCGCTACGCCCACTGGCTCGACCCGGTCCCCGCGCACCACTTCTCCAAGGTCGCTGCTTCCTGATGGGGGCTGGTCGGCGAATTCGCTAGCGGCACGCGACGCGCCCGTGAGGGCGCGCGTGCCGCTGCCCGCGCGTTCCCCGACCTGCCACCCCGAAGGAGCACCACCATGACCACCAACAAGATCGAGACCTACGACGCCACCCTGCGCGACGGCATGCAGGGCGAGGGCATGTCGCTCACCGCCGCCGAGAAGGTGCGCGTCGTGCGCAAGCTCGACGAGCTGGGCGTCGACGTCATCGAGGCCGGCTTCCCGGCCTCCAACCCCAAGGAGCTCGAGCTGTTCGAGCTGCTCGCCCAGGAGGAGCTTCAGCACGCGCAGATCGCCGCGTTCGGCATGACGCGCCGCCGCGACGTCGCGGCGCAGGACGACCCGGCGCTGCAGATCCTGGCCGAGTGCTTCGCGCCGGTGTGCACGATCGTCGGCAAGACCTGGAGGCTGCACCTCGAGAAGGTCGTGCGCGTCTCGGCCGAGGAGAACCTGGAGCTGATCCGCGACTCGGTCGCGTTCCTGGTCGGCGCCGGCAAGCGCGTCATCTACGACGCCGAGCACTTCTTCGACGGCTACCGCGATGACCCGGAGTACAGCGTCGCGTGCCTGCGCGCCGCCGCGGTCGCGGGCGCCGAGCGCGTCGTGCTGTGCGACACCAACGGCTCGTCGCTGCCGCAGCAGATCGCCGACGCGACGCGCGCGGTGCGCGAGCAGCTCGGCGTCGAGGTCGCGGTCGGCATCCACTGCCACAACGACCTCGAGGTCGGCGTCGCCAACTCGCTGGCCGCCGTGGCCGAGGGCGCGACGCAGGTGCAGGGCACCATGAACGGCATCGGCGAGCGGACCGGCAACGCCAACCTCGTGACGTTGATCGCCAACCTCGAGCTGCGCCTCGGCCACGACCTGATCGGGCCCGAGCGGATGGCGAAGCTGACCGAGACCGCGCACTTCGTCGACGAGCTGCTCAACAAGAACCCGGACCCGGCCGCGGCATGGGTCGGGCGCAGCGCGTTCGCGCACAAGGGCGGGCTGCACGTCGCCGGCGTGCGCGCCGACGCGACGACGTTCGAGCACTCCGAGCCGTCGCTGGTGGGCAACGAGCGCGAGCTGCTGGTCAGCGAGCTCGCGGGCAAGCACACCGTGTTGGAGAAGGCGGCGGCCGCCGGGCTGACGCTCGACGACGCGGCGGCCTCGCGCGTGATCGAACGCGTCAAGGAGCTCGAGCACCGCGGTTTCCAGTACGAGGCGGCCGACGGCTCGTTCGAGCTGCTGCTGCGCCAGGAGGCGGGGGAGTACCAGCCGCTGTTCCGCCTGGAGTCCTGGCGGGTGATCGTCGAGCAGCGCGCCGACGGCAAGGTCGAGACCGAGGCCACGATCAAGGTCTGGCTCGACGGCGAGCGCTACGTGACGACCGCCGAGGGCAACGGCCCGGTCAACGCGCTGGACGCCGCGCTGCGCGCCGCGATCGTCCAGGTGCACCCGCACCTGGCCTCGGTCGAGCTCGTGAACTTCAAGGTGCGCATCCTCGACGAGGCGCACGGCACCGACGCGGTCACGCGCGTGTTCATCGACGCCTCCGACGGCACCGCGGTCTGGGGCTCGACCGGCGTGCACGAGAACGTGATCGCCGCGTCGTGGCAGGCGCTGGTGGACTCGCTGGAGTTCGTCGAGCAGCGCCGTCCCGCGCGCGCGCCGGCGAGCGCGCCGGAGGCCAAGACGACATGAGCGCCGACACCGGCCCCGCGCGTATGGAGCGCGAGGAGTTGGACATCATCCCGATCGCGCAGCCGGTGATGGGCAAGCCCGAGGAGGACGCGGTCCTGGAGGTGCTCCGCTCGGGGCACCTCTCGCTCGGGCCTCGCGTCCCGGAGTTCGAGCGCCGGTTCGCCGAGCACGTCGGCTCGACGTGCGCGAGCGCCGTCTCGAACGGCACGACCGCGCTGCATCTCTCGATGCGCGCGGCCGGCGTGACCGACGGGACCGAGATCGTCACGTCGCCGTTCACGTTCGTCGCCACGGCCAACGCCGCGGTCTACGAGCGGGCGCGGCCGGTCTTCGCCGACATCGACCCGGTGACGCTGAACCTCGACCCGGCGGCGGCGCGCGCCGCGATCACCGACAAGACGGCCGCGATCGTGCCGGTCCACATCTTCGGCTACCCGGCCGACATGGTCGCGTTCGAGGCGCTGGGCCTGCCGATCGTCGAGGACGCCGCGCAGGCGCTCGGCGCCCGCCATCACGACGGGCCCGCCGTCGGGGGCCGCGGCAACCCCTCCATCTTCGGGTTCTACCCCAACAAGCAGCTCGCCACGGGCGAGGGCGGGATGATCACGATGGGGGAGGCGGCGATGAAGGTCCGCGTCGACTCCGAGCGCAACCAGGGCCGCGCGCCGAACATGGACTGGCTGGACCACGACCGCCTCGGCTTCAACTACCGGCTCAGCGACGTGGCGTGCGCGATCGGGATCGCGCAGATGGACCGGCTCGACGACATGCTCGCCGCCCGCGCGCGGGTCGCGGCCTGGTACCGCGACGCGCTGGCCGGGCTGGAGCGCGAGCGCGGCCTCCAGCTGCCCTGCGCCGACGGCGCGACCCACGACGGCGACCGGCGCGGCTGGTTCGTGTTCACCGTCCAGGTGCCGCGCGACGGCCTGTCGCGCGACGACGTCATCAACGCGCTGCGCGCCCGCGGCATCCAGTCCAAGCCCTACCTGCCCGCGATCCACCTCATGTCCTACTACAAGGACGAGTTCGGCTATCGCGAGGGCATGTTCCCGGTGGCCGAGGACGTCGCGGCGCGGTCCCTGGCGCTGCCGTTCTTCCCGCAGATGACGCAGGCGCAGGTCGAGCGCGTCTCTGGCACGTTGGCGGACATCCTGAGCTGACTCCGCGAAGGTCGGCGGCCGCCAAAGTGCGGCCACGTTGGCGGACATCCTGAGCTGACTCCGCGAAGGTCGGCGGCCGCCAAAGTGCGGCCACGTTGGCGGACATCCTGAGCTGACTCCGCGAAGGTCGGCGGCCGCCAAAGGGCGGCCAGGTTGGCGGACATCCTGGCCTGACGGCGCTCGCCCCGCCATGGGAGCATCCGTCGCCATGGCGGCCGGTGCTCGACGGCAGCGCGAACAGGCGGCACGCCGCCGGGCGCGACGCACGGGCGCGGTCGGCTTCGCGGGCGCGCTCGTGCTCCCGATCCTCCTCTGGCACCGCGTGATCGCCGCGATCGCCTCGGAGTTCCACCTCGACGTCCGGTACCTCGTCGCCGGTTGGGCGCCCTGGCTGCTGATGGCGATGGGCCTGGTCTGCCTGGCGATCGCGGGCGTCATCGACTGGCGCGAGCGCGAGCGCCGCTTCTACGGCCCGGGCTCGGCGCCGTGGGTCGGCTGGGGCCTGTCGCTGTACATCCTGGGCTTCGCGCTGGCGACCCAGGTCGCCCAGATCGCGGACTCGCTGGGCCGTTCGTAGACTCCGCGCGACATGTCGCGCTTCGCCGAACCGCAGGATCCCGCGTTCCGGGAGATGAACACGTCGCTGGGCTTCGACCAGCGGATGTGGCCCCACGACGTCGCGCAGTCCCGCGCCCACGCGCGGATGCTCGCCGCGCGGGGGATCATCGGCGGCGACGACCGCGACGCGATCCTCGCCGGCCTCGACCAGGTCGAGGGCGAGTTGCGCGACGGCACGTTCCCGTTCGAGCCCGACGACGAGGACATCCACATGGCCGTCGAGCGGCGGCTGACGACGATCGTCGGCCGGCCCGGCGGCAAGCTGCACACCGCGCGGTCGCGCAACGACCAGGTCGTCACCGACGTCACCATGTTCACCCGCGAGGCCGCGCGCTCCGCCCAGGAGCAGCTGACGACCTACATGAACGTGTTGGTCGAGATCGCGGAGCGGCACCTGGACTGGGCGCTGCCCGGCTACACGCACCTGCAGCGCGCGCAGCCGATCTACCTGTCGCACCACCTGCTCGCGTGGTTCTGGATGGCCGCGCGCGACCGCGAGCGCTTCGCGGCCGTCGAGCGCGCGTGCGGCGTCATGCCGCTCGGCGCGGGCGCGCTGGCTGGCGTGAACTTCGACACCGACCGCCGGATGGTCGCGGCCGAGCTCGGGTTCGACAGCGTCTCACCCAACTCCGTCGACGCCGTCGCCAACCGCGACTTCATCCTGGACTACCTGAGCGCCGCCGCCACCTGCGCGACGCACCTCTCGCGCCTCGGGGCCGAGATCGTGCTGTGGTCCTCGTCGGAGTTCGGCTTCCTCGTCCTGCCCGACGCGTGGTCGAGCGGCTCGTCGATCATGCCCCAGAAGAAGAACCCGGACGCCGGCGAGCTGCTGCGCGCGAAGGCGCCGCGGATCGTCGGCCACCTCCAGGCGCTGCACGGCGTGATGCACGCGCTGCCCTTGACCTACAACAAGGACCTGCAGGAGGACAAGGAGCACCTGTTCGACTCCGTCGACACGCTGCGCCTGTGCCTCGCCGCGGCAACCGGGATGATCGCCGGCGCGCGCTTCGACCGCGAGCGGATGAGCGCCGCCGCGAGCGACGAGCTGATCGCCGCGACCGACCTCGCCGACCTCCTCGTCAAGCAGGGCACGCCGTTTCGCGAGTCGCACGGCGTGATCGCCGGCCTGGTGCGCGAGGCCGTGGAGTCCGGCCGGTCGCTGGCCGACGTCGCGGTCCCGGCGCTCGGCGAGGACGCGCGCGCGGTGCTGGCGCAGTCGTCGTGGCTGGAGTCCAAGGCCTCGGAGGGCGGCACCGCCCTGGCGCGCGTGCGCGAGCAGCTCGAGCAGGCCCGCGCGCTGCTTTGAGTCTCCCGCCGTCCTTCTACGACCGGCCGGTGCTCGACGTCGCCCAGGACCTGGTCGGCTGCGTCGTCGAGCACGAGGGCTGCGCCGGCGTCGTGGTGGAGACCGAGGCCTACCACCACTCCGAGCCGGCCTCCCACGCCTACGTCGGGCTGACCGCCCGGACGTCCGTGCTCTACAGCGACCCGGGCAAGGCCTACGTCTACCGCTCCTACGGGATCCACGCGCTGCTCAACGCCGTCTGCGAGCACCGCGAGGTCGGCGCCGCCGTGCTGATCCGGGCGCTGGAGCCGATCGAGGGGATCGACCGGATGCTGGGCCGCCGCGGCGTCGCCCGCGAGGTCGACCTCTGCAATGGCCCCGGCAAGCTCACGCAGGCGCTCGGCATCGACCTCGACCTCAACGACACCAACCTCTTCGAAGGCCCGATCCTGATCCACCCGCGCGAAGACGGCTGGAAGGACCCCACCCTGATCGCCGGCCCCCGCATCGGGATCACCAAGGCGGTGGACCTGCCCTGGCGCTTCAGCGCGGCGGGGAGCCGGTACGTCTCGAAGCCCTGGCCTCCGGGGCTCGTTTCCGCGCCGCCTCGCCGCGCCTGACGGCCGCCGGCGGAGCTTGAAGGGCGGACGCCCGTCGGCGCTCGCCGGCGGTCGTCAGCCACGGCGATCCGGGGCGGAAACGCGCCCCGGCAAGCCCTAGCCCGCGCCGGTGCCGCCGGTGGCGGCGCCGGTTCCGCCGGTGCCGCCGCCTGTCCCGTCGCCCGTGGCCGGCGGCGTCACGGGCGTCGTCTGGGCGGGTGGGGTCGGCGTAGGTGTAGGCGTCGGCGTGGGGGTCGTCGCCTGCGGCGTCTGGCCGCCGGCGGGCGGCGTGGTCGTCTTCGGCGTCGTCTGCACCGGCGGCGTGTCGCCGGCGTCGGTGCCGCCGGTGGAGCCGCCGGTCGTGCCAGCGCCCTGCGGCGCGGCGCCCTCGCGCGGCGCGGCCGACGGCGCGACGCCGGTCGTCGGCGGCACGGTGGTCGAGGCCTCCAGCGACGGCAGGCCCTTCTTCTCGCGCTCCTTGTTGCGGCGGGTGTCGACGACGGCGTTCGCGCCGAGCACGAAGTCGCGCCAGATCATCGCCGGGTAGGTGCCGCCGGTCACCGACGAGCCCTGGAACTCGGTCAGCATCGGCTTCAGCGTCGTCGGGTAGCCGACCCACACCGCGATCGTCCAGCGGTCCGTGAAGCCCACGAACCACGCGTCGCCCGAGTTCTCGGTCGTGCCGGTCTTGCCGGCCGCGAAGCCGCCGTACTGCGCGCGCGTCGCGGTCCCGAACTTCACCGGGCCGGTCAGCAGCTGCGTCTCCTCGGCGGCCAGCTTCTCCGACAGCACGCGCTTGCCGACGACCTTGTTCTTCTTGTAGGCTTTGGTCTTGCCGTCGTCGGTCGCGCGATCGATCTGGTGGATGCCGACCGGCCCGTCGTCGCTGGTGCCGAGCGTGCCGGTGATGCGCTTGCCGCCGGCGGCGAACGTCTCGTAGGCGTGGGCCATGTCCAGCGGCGTGACGCCTTGGCGCAGGCCGCCGAGCGTCATGGCGAGGTTCGACGAGACCGGCGTCCGGATGCCCATCCGCTCGGCGAGCTTGGCCACCTTCTTGGTCCCGACCTTGATGCCCAGCGCGGCGAAGACCGCGTTGTCGGAGAACGTCAACGCGTTGGCGACCGTCGACTGGCCGGCGTACTCGTTCTCGAAGTTGTTGACCACGAACATCTCGCGGCTGTTCTTGAGCTTGAAGAACCGCTTGCGCGACGGGAAGACCGTCCCGGGGCCGATGCCCTGCTTCAGCGCCTCGGCCAGGATGAAGGGCTTGATCGACGAGCCCGGCTGGCGCTGGCCCTGGGTGGCGAGGTTGAACGGCGACTCG contains:
- the leuD gene encoding 3-isopropylmalate dehydratase small subunit, whose protein sequence is MKAIETITGPVSVLMRDDVDTDQIIPKQFLKRVERTGFGEFLFYDWAKEAGWDLPVNQILVTGRNFGCGSSREHAPWALEDYGFRVVVASSFADIFKSNCTKIGLLPVQLTAQECQAVADAGSAQVDLAAQEVRWEGADGVQTATFEIDPDIKHRLLEGLDDIALTLQQVSAIDTYEADRQRSGPVTTAL
- a CDS encoding LamG domain-containing protein, which translates into the protein MQGRQGTQAAVRTTAILLAALCALLLAAATASADNSTVIGQWRFDEGAGQTVFDDGPSGLDGRLGLTDAADDRDPARIAGLSGGALHFDGKTFVRLPDAPELQPSTLSVEAVVRAGASPGQYRYIVSRGAQGCEAASWGLYTGQAGGIAFYVYNGDTYRVSATAAPADIWNGGWHHVAGVFDGSALRLYVDGHPVGEPQPAPSTIAYSLTSPDTYFGTYQGTCALPLDGDVDAVRIWRGPLSPDFVGRLSDAALNPMTAMPPPTPDPSRVPTATAGDSQAGAPASRSVLAPIAAGQSLPSTGKPSTGRPAAPGAPTRACVIKPSIKRLRAGRKAALTVHVALRGKPLGAVKVVATDARSRKRLGSAKTARDGKAKLKVKPARRGTLTVTVLGRADCASAAVTVTK
- a CDS encoding helix-turn-helix domain-containing protein, yielding MAVADQHLDQQIHIGPRVKALREAMDFSLRDLAERSGVSAPMLSQVERGETSPTLAVASRIANGLELRLSQLLRLDEADNVSIVRRAERRRGGGATGHEFEILTPPLPGQRAELSRHELGPGAATGGEGDPPMHEPGSREIAVVEVGTVTLHIDGAEHELHEGDTVTFDADLAHRFENPGPGDAVLLAVVSAGLRRS
- a CDS encoding patatin-like phospholipase family protein; translated protein: MAASALLGPDVLVLAGGGIVGEAWMHGLLAGVEDAAGVDFRDTEAFVGTSAGSIVAARLAAGRRPPRPKDGAAADAAPGLAETADAELDGAVGLRGIARDAARVGWALSAPITGAALAVSAPAGALARAAILGRAAGHGRPLSQLHERVERWGARFDDRLRVCTVDRRSGKRVVFGAPGAPRASVADAVTASCAIPWVFAPVVIDGREYVDGGAWSVTNLDAARAGRDTYVLCLDPAAGLGGHDRRTAALRGAFRVASELEMQGLRRRGARVLHLAPDAGAADAMGANFMAPGRAAPALAAGYAQGRRLGAAG
- the leuC gene encoding 3-isopropylmalate dehydratase large subunit; translation: MPQSLFDKIWAAHEVADNLIYIDLHLVHEVTSPQAFDGLRLAGRPVRRPDRTVATADHNVPTDGTPIAARIKDALSRTQVETLERNCDEFGVPVYSLGSEHQGIVHVIGPELGLTQPGMTIVCGDSHTATHGAFGALAFGIGTSEVEHVLATQCLVQNKPKSMRIRYEGALGDGVTAKDLILATIGQMGVDGAAGHVVEFSGSAVQSLSMEGRMTVCNMTIEGGGRAGMIAPDETTFAWVRDHGGEVDPAWTELYTEDGATFDKEIVVDASAISPMVSWGTNPAQVAPVTAAIPAPAGDGEERALQYMGLEAGTPIEAIKLDRVFIGSCTNSRIGDLRAAARMVEGKKVNSDVYAMVVPGSVKVKAQAEAEGLDKVFIDAGFDWRGAGCSMCLAMNPDKLDPGERCASTSNRNFEGRQGAGGRTHLVSPEMAAAAAIEGRFVDIRNWN